ACTGGAAATATGGCGCATGCAGACTTTACAACggattttacaaattttctgctAAGACAAAAATGTATCTGCCGTCATGTTAACACGTTTTGTTTGAATGAAGAACTTTTCTGATGCATCACGGAAAAGCTGTTGTTGACATGAAATACCAACATAGGCATTGTGATTATTTCTATACATTAactcataaaaataaaaatgtatatatatatacattaacTAAGCACATtctttttaaagtaaattttattttcaccgtcatttaaaaacaaaagcgatttcaaaacTCCAATGAATAGATCCTTAAAAAACCGTGACAGGTTTACTATTCTAGAAATTAATTGTAAGCAGTTCTCTTACCTGTAGATAATGTTTGTCGGTATTGGGCTTGTCTCTTCACCATTTTTATCTTCATATTACAGTTTTTTCTGTACATTTATGAAACAAATTACTGCAGGCCtatcaattaaagtttcaATTTACATTGTATAATTTCTTTCTACAGTATGTTTATATACTATAATGTTTGCAAATAATGTTTCTATAGCTGTCATGTGCATTACTGCATACATCCGAAATCACAATGATCGCAACCAAAATTGTAATCAAAACGGCACAAATCCCGTAAAATGATTTAGTGTCCTCTGCGACACCACACAAAAAccctgtaaaataaaagtttgaaattggTTTACTTCGAGTAAATTTGTTAGAATAAATAGAATAGAATAGAACTGCAAAGAagaatgtttgaaaacttacAATTAGCTAAAATATAATCACATAAACCGTATCTTTCTTCGTCATTATTAAGTTGTTCGTTTATCGCATTTCTTCGTTCAGCATTCTCTCGATCGATTGCGGCAAAATTGACAAGCACAACGTCGCTCTCGGCGTTTCCAACGTCGGCATTCCAGCCCTCGGCATTCGCACAAACCACATTCCCGCCAATGACATTCCCGCCAACGTCATTCTCGCCAACGTCATTCTCGCCAACGTCATTCTCGCCAACGTCATTCTCGCCAACGTCATTCTCGCCAACGTCATTCCCGCCAACGACACTCCCGCCCACGACATATTCTCCAACCTCATTCCCGCCAACCGCATTCTCGATATTTCCCTTTAATACATCGTCATGCACGGTATTATCAGCATTTCCTCTTTCCTCCATCTCGCCATCGGCTTTATTCTTTTCGCATTTTTCTTTGTATTCAGGCATGCTCTCAGTGTTGttaattaaattgaaattagGATTAATCACAAATCATATCTTAAGAAAATTGTTGTGTTCTATTCATAGAATTGGAAATTGACTGggatttattttttctaagtTTTCTAATCTAAACAACAACGCGGAACACTTGCTCATGAAAATTCTCACCATCAAGTAGCATTGCTGGTCTTACTACACTGAAATTTCTGACTTTCTGCTGCACAATTGTACCTACCGCACAGCACGTGCTCAGCAGATAGAAAATAAGTGATCAATGAAGGTGACCGGTGCAAGAAACTTTACTACACGCTTCGCTGACCATAAGCAAACTATTTTAATTGGATAATTTGTCGAGAGTTTTTAAAACCACTTGTTTTCGGTTGAGAAATAAATTGAGAACATGAATTCGgagaaaaacgaaaattgtttaaaaacgaATCAAACAATCAAGTATAGAAAACATtgaattttacataaaaataccAAGACAGAAACAAATGTGATGACTTAAGCTATTTGACCAATCAAACACAGCAGATTTAACCAAGTTCTACTACGACCATTTTATATACCAAAATGTAGCTAATCTATACCTAATGCAGTTAATGTAACTAATTTCGTAGCTACAATAGCTATACTTTGTTACAATagttaaattttgatatttagtAGATACGCTATCTCCAATAGTTACATTTTGGTATATATGTTGTAGAATGGTCCGTTAACCAACCTGACCAATTAAACAAAGAAGAGTTAGGCAAGTTATGTCGCATGTATTTTTGTGCttcaatttttataattgttttcataattattTGCCTCAGTAAATTTCTTGTGTTCTATCAATTCAATAGATGATATGCAAAGTTTGAAGGTCATGATCATCCATAGGTTTCATGATATTTGTACTGGTTTGAAATATTCATatgttttaatctttttagACTTTTGCAATTAACATTACAGGATATTGCATGCACAAATTATTTGCATAGCATACAATAAAGTTACGGAAGAGACAGCACGCCTTTTAACAAGCATCGAGGACAACCATAAAATTCGTGTCGAGCACTTTGTTTAAATGGGCAcaagtttatttgaaacaatCTTTGTGCAATTTATCCAGGGGTAGACAGACATTGTTGGTCCTTGTTGGGCAATTTGAACGCAGCTAATCCTGGCTGAAATATTGTAACCAAATTTTATGCATACCAAGCTAGATATGTTTAATGAGagtttattaaataaataaatttgcatAACAAATGGTCCGCAATATTATTGGTTACAAACAACGTAATACTGGAAATATGTCGCATGCAGACTTTCCAACGGATTTTACAAATTTCCTTTAAAGACAAAAATGTATCTGCCGTCATGTTAACACGTTTTGTTTGAATGAAGAACTTTTCTGATGCATCACGGAAAAGCTGTTGTTgacatgaaataaaaacataagcATTGTGATTATTTCTATACATAAActcataaaaaaaaaatatatatatatatatacattaacTAAGTACATtctttttaaagtaaattttattttcaccgtcatttgaaacaaagcaattacaaaaatCCAATGTATAAATCCTTAAAAAACCGTGACAGGTTCACTATTCTAGTTCACCTGTAGATAATGTTTGTCGGTATTGGGCTTGTCTGTGTCCCGTTTGTATCTTCTTCTCACAGTTTTTCCTGTACATTTATGAAACAAATTACCGTAGGCCTATCAATTATAGTTACAATTTACGTTGTATATATTCTttctacaatatttttttatactaTGATGTTTCTCAATAATGTTTCTATAGCTGTTATTGGCACTAATGCATACCGACACAATCACAGCGATCGCAACCAAAATTGCCATCAAAATGGCACAAATCCCGTAAACTGATTTAATATCGTGTAAGAGACCACAATAAAAAcctgtaaaataaaagtttgaaattggTTTACTTCGAGTAAAACTGTTAGAATTTAGAACTGCAAAGgggcatttttgaaaacttacaaAGAACGTAAATATATTCACATTCAGCAAGTCTGTCTTCGTCATTAAGTTGTTCATGTATCGCATTTCTTCGTTCAGCGTTCTCTCGATCGATTGCGGCAAAATCGACAAGTTCAACATTGCCCTCGGCATTCCCGTCATCGGCATTCCCGCCCTCGGCATTCCCGCCCTCGGCATTCGCGCCCTCGGCATTCGCGCCCTCGGCATTCCCGTCCTCGGCATTCGCGCCAACCACATTCCCGCCAACCACATTCCAGCCAAACACATTCCCGCCAAACACATTCCCTCCAACCGCATTCTCGATATTTCCTTTTAATACATCGCCATGCACGGTATTATCAGCATTTCTTCTTTCCTCCATCTCGCCATCGGCTTTATTCTTTTCgtatttttctttgtattcAGACATGCTTTCAATGTTGTTAATTAAATTGAAC
The Clavelina lepadiformis chromosome 4, kaClaLepa1.1, whole genome shotgun sequence DNA segment above includes these coding regions:
- the LOC143452493 gene encoding uncharacterized protein LOC143452493 isoform X2; translation: MPEYKEKCEKNKADGEMEERGNADNTVHDDVLKGNIENAVGGNEVGEYVVGGSVVGGNDVGENDVGENDVGENDVGENDVGENDVGGNVIGGNVVCANAEGWNADVGNAESDVVLVNFAAIDRENAERRNAINEQLNNDEERYGFLCGVAEDTKSFYGICAVLITILVAIIVISDKKL
- the LOC143452493 gene encoding uncharacterized protein LOC143452493 isoform X1 gives rise to the protein MPEYKEKCEKNKADGEMEERGNADNTVHDDVLKGNIENAVGGNEVGEYVVGGSVVGGNDVGENDVGENDVGENDVGENDVGENDVGGNVIGGNVVCANAEGWNADVGNAESDVVLVNFAAIDRENAERRNAINEQLNNDEERYGLCDYILANWFLCGVAEDTKSFYGICAVLITILVAIIVISDKKL
- the LOC143452445 gene encoding uncharacterized protein LOC143452445, producing the protein MSEYKEKYEKNKADGEMEERRNADNTVHGDVLKGNIENAVGGNVFGGNVFGWNVVGGNVVGANAEDGNAEGANAEGANAEGGNAEGGNADDGNAEGNVELVDFAAIDRENAERRNAIHEQLNDEDRLAECEYIYVLCFYCGLLHDIKSVYGICAILMAILVAIAVIVSEKL